A part of Desulfomicrobium baculatum DSM 4028 genomic DNA contains:
- the rplT gene encoding 50S ribosomal protein L20: MRVKRGKTAHRRHKKYLALAKGYRGARSKLYRTARETVERALCFAYRDRKQKKRAFRRLWIVRINAGVREYGLTYNRFMHGLKLAEINLNRKALADMAVYEKDAFAALCQMVKSKAN; encoded by the coding sequence ATGAGAGTAAAAAGAGGAAAGACTGCCCACAGAAGGCACAAAAAGTACTTGGCCCTGGCCAAGGGCTATCGCGGAGCACGCAGCAAGCTGTACCGCACCGCCCGAGAAACCGTTGAACGCGCCTTGTGCTTCGCTTATCGCGACAGAAAGCAGAAGAAGCGCGCATTTCGGAGACTGTGGATCGTGCGCATCAACGCCGGCGTGCGTGAATACGGTTTGACCTACAATCGTTTCATGCATGGTTTGAAGCTCGCCGAAATCAATCTTAACCGGAAGGCCCTGGCCGACATGGCTGTCTATGAAAAAGACGCCTTTGCCGCCTTGTGCCAAATGGTAAAATCCAAGGCGAACTAG
- the ahbB gene encoding siroheme decarboxylase subunit beta codes for MDFTQSEHDILRIVQDTLPDSATPYADIARLTGSTEEEVLALLKKLKKGGQIRRFGATLRHQQAGYGFNAMVAWYIEEGFDPDEVGRIMATRPEISHCYLRPSCMDWPYDMYTMIHGKSREDCMQVVSELMEQTGVTQYEMLFSIKELKKTSMEYF; via the coding sequence GTGGATTTTACCCAAAGCGAACACGACATACTGCGCATCGTCCAGGACACCCTGCCCGACAGCGCCACCCCCTATGCGGACATTGCCCGCCTGACCGGCAGCACCGAGGAAGAAGTCCTCGCGCTGCTCAAGAAACTCAAAAAAGGCGGCCAGATCCGCCGCTTCGGAGCCACCCTGCGCCATCAGCAGGCGGGCTACGGTTTCAACGCCATGGTGGCCTGGTACATCGAGGAAGGTTTCGACCCCGATGAGGTTGGACGCATCATGGCCACGCGGCCCGAAATTTCCCATTGCTACCTGCGCCCCAGCTGCATGGACTGGCCCTACGACATGTACACCATGATCCACGGCAAAAGCCGCGAGGACTGCATGCAAGTGGTGAGTGAGCTCATGGAGCAGACCGGCGTGACCCAGTACGAAATGCTTTTCAGCATAAAAGAGCTGAAGAAGACATCCATGGAATATTTTTAG
- a CDS encoding ATP-binding protein: MFKLTPLAQGFALEMDTSLENVDRSVEQLRIFLEERNGSEHLFPLSLLAREALNNAMIHGNRLDRAKSVRFRLLASAGGFDLQITDEGQGFAWDRHMLASSRADDVSGRGHEIFRNYAHAVRYNDKGNSLTLEYKG; this comes from the coding sequence ATGTTCAAATTGACGCCGCTGGCCCAAGGATTCGCCCTGGAAATGGACACAAGCCTGGAAAACGTGGACCGCTCTGTGGAGCAGCTCCGCATTTTTCTGGAGGAAAGAAACGGCAGCGAGCACCTCTTCCCGCTCTCGCTCCTGGCGCGCGAGGCGCTCAACAACGCCATGATTCACGGCAACCGCCTGGACCGCGCCAAATCCGTGCGGTTCCGGCTACTGGCCAGCGCAGGCGGCTTTGATCTGCAGATTACGGACGAAGGGCAGGGATTCGCCTGGGACAGACACATGCTGGCCAGCAGCCGGGCCGACGACGTCAGCGGGCGCGGACACGAGATTTTCCGCAATTATGCCCACGCCGTGCGCTACAACGACAAGGGCAACTCCCTGACCCTGGAATATAAAGGCTAG
- the thrS gene encoding threonine--tRNA ligase has translation MMVQIQGQDVEVQAGQTCADVLRAVLSGKKMKSAVACVCDGALLDLARPVPAGTAVMEPVFLESAEGLSVLRHSAAHVMAEAVKELFPSAKVTIGPDVESGFYYDFDFERPFTPEDLEKIEARMTASVVANQPFSREEMSAVEARALFASMGETYKLEIIDDLGADQVSLYRHGNFVDLCRGPHLPSTGFLQAVKLTSVAGAYWRGDSKRPMLQRIYGTAFATPKELKAHLAMIEEAKKRDHRKLGPQLDLFSFHERGGAGMAYWHPKGGLVRTILEDFVNKEMIRRGYGIVRTPQILKRDLWETSGHYANYRENMYFTEIDEVPYGVKPMNCVAHMLIYNTSQRSYRDLPVRLFEFGVVHRHELSGVLHGLMRVRQFTQDDAHIICRPDQLLDEIKGVMTWIQDLMGVFGFEYSMEISTRPEKSIGSDADWERATSALMDAMGQMELPYTINEGDGAFYGPKIDVKLRDCLGRQWQCSTIQVDFTLPDRFDLLYVGEDGERHRPVMVHRAIMGSVERFIGILTEHFAGAFPAWLAPVQARILTVTDNHDEFARKCQDALQREGVRVELDLRNEKLGYKVREAQMEKVPYALVIGDQEVEQACVNVRMLGGNNLGVMSVDAFADHLRQECEKPFKHGGMRYSFSC, from the coding sequence ATTATGGTTCAGATACAAGGGCAAGACGTCGAGGTTCAGGCTGGTCAGACATGCGCGGATGTGTTGCGCGCTGTCCTCTCCGGCAAGAAGATGAAGTCCGCGGTGGCCTGCGTTTGCGACGGGGCGCTGCTCGATTTGGCTCGCCCGGTGCCCGCCGGAACCGCCGTCATGGAGCCCGTGTTTCTGGAATCGGCCGAGGGGCTGAGCGTGCTGCGCCACAGCGCCGCCCACGTCATGGCTGAAGCGGTCAAGGAACTGTTCCCCTCCGCCAAGGTGACCATCGGTCCCGATGTCGAGAGCGGCTTTTATTACGATTTCGATTTCGAGCGTCCGTTCACTCCCGAAGATCTGGAAAAGATCGAGGCGCGCATGACGGCGTCCGTGGTCGCGAACCAGCCTTTTTCCCGCGAGGAAATGAGCGCTGTCGAGGCGAGGGCGCTTTTTGCCTCCATGGGCGAAACATACAAGCTTGAAATCATAGATGACCTTGGCGCCGATCAGGTCTCTCTCTATCGTCACGGCAATTTCGTGGACCTCTGCCGCGGTCCGCACCTGCCCTCGACCGGGTTTCTGCAGGCCGTGAAGCTGACCTCCGTGGCCGGTGCCTACTGGCGCGGGGATTCGAAGCGTCCCATGCTGCAGCGCATCTACGGCACCGCCTTCGCCACCCCCAAGGAATTAAAGGCCCACCTGGCCATGATCGAGGAAGCCAAGAAGCGCGACCACCGCAAGCTCGGCCCCCAGCTCGACCTGTTCAGTTTCCATGAACGCGGCGGCGCGGGCATGGCCTACTGGCATCCCAAGGGCGGCCTGGTGCGGACTATTCTCGAAGATTTCGTGAACAAGGAAATGATCCGCCGCGGCTACGGCATCGTGCGCACCCCCCAGATTTTGAAGCGCGACCTGTGGGAGACCTCCGGCCATTACGCCAACTACCGTGAGAACATGTATTTCACGGAGATCGACGAGGTGCCTTACGGGGTCAAGCCCATGAACTGCGTGGCGCACATGCTGATCTACAACACCAGCCAGCGTAGCTACCGCGACCTGCCTGTCCGCCTGTTCGAGTTCGGCGTCGTGCATCGTCACGAGCTGTCCGGCGTGCTGCACGGGCTCATGCGCGTGCGCCAGTTCACCCAGGACGACGCGCACATCATCTGCCGTCCTGACCAGCTTCTGGACGAGATCAAGGGCGTCATGACCTGGATTCAGGATCTCATGGGCGTCTTCGGCTTCGAATATTCCATGGAAATCAGCACCCGGCCCGAGAAATCCATCGGTTCCGACGCGGACTGGGAGCGCGCCACGAGCGCCCTTATGGACGCCATGGGCCAGATGGAGCTTCCGTATACGATCAACGAGGGCGACGGCGCCTTCTACGGTCCCAAGATCGACGTCAAGCTGCGCGACTGCCTGGGCAGGCAGTGGCAGTGTTCGACCATCCAGGTCGATTTCACCTTGCCGGATCGTTTTGACTTGTTATACGTGGGCGAAGATGGCGAGCGGCACCGTCCTGTCATGGTGCATCGCGCCATCATGGGTTCGGTGGAGCGTTTCATCGGCATTCTGACCGAACATTTCGCCGGAGCTTTTCCGGCATGGCTTGCGCCTGTCCAGGCCCGCATATTGACAGTGACCGACAACCACGACGAATTCGCCCGCAAGTGCCAGGACGCGTTGCAGCGGGAGGGAGTGCGCGTGGAACTCGATCTGCGCAACGAGAAGCTGGGATACAAGGTGCGTGAGGCGCAGATGGAAAAAGTTCCGTATGCGCTGGTCATTGGGGATCAGGAAGTCGAGCAGGCCTGCGTCAACGTGCGCATGCTGGGTGGCAACAATCTGGGCGTCATGTCCGTCGATGCGTTTGCCGACCACTTGCGGCAGGAATGCGAAAAACCATTTAAACATGGAGGAATGAGATATTCTTTCAGCTGCTAA
- the infC gene encoding translation initiation factor IF-3, producing the protein MLSAAKARRNKQIRAKEIRVVGDDGNQLGIMTVPEALEQAEAKGLDLVEVAPNAKPPVCKIMDYGKYLYEEKKKSQEAKKRQTQIQVKEIKFRPHTDDHDLMTKIKHIRRFIEDGDRCKVTVFFRGREMAHKDRGQVILDRIVEMVSDVAKVEQTSRVEGRTMFLLLAGLPKK; encoded by the coding sequence ATTCTTTCAGCTGCTAAGGCCCGCCGGAACAAGCAAATCAGGGCCAAGGAAATCCGGGTTGTTGGAGATGATGGGAATCAGCTAGGTATCATGACCGTGCCCGAGGCCTTGGAACAGGCCGAAGCAAAGGGACTTGATCTGGTTGAAGTGGCGCCCAACGCCAAGCCGCCGGTCTGTAAAATTATGGACTACGGCAAGTACCTCTACGAGGAAAAGAAAAAGTCACAGGAAGCCAAGAAGCGTCAGACCCAGATTCAGGTCAAGGAAATCAAATTCCGCCCGCACACCGACGATCATGACTTGATGACCAAGATCAAGCACATCAGAAGGTTTATCGAGGACGGAGACCGCTGCAAGGTGACCGTGTTTTTCCGTGGCCGCGAAATGGCGCACAAGGATCGAGGGCAGGTCATTCTGGACCGGATCGTGGAGATGGTCTCCGATGTCGCCAAGGTCGAGCAGACCTCCCGAGTCGAAGGCCGGACCATGTTTCTCCTGCTGGCAGGGCTTCCCAAGAAATAA
- a CDS encoding PP2C family protein-serine/threonine phosphatase — protein sequence MKDTTPCILIVDDEPLNIRLLDIVLKKNGYRTLSCTSGPEARALAAEHSPDLILLDVLMPDEDGYATCALLKQQSQTSDIPIIFISALTDTSSKVRGLEVGGVDFISKPFEKAEVLARVKVHLKLRFTYRALIEAQAQRLAQVQDAQQALLVLPAELPEAGFAVRYEPVLEAGGDFYDVLHVGGTTFDYVVADVSGHDLGTSYITSALKALLSQNCNLVTSPAESLTMINSVLCRILTGGTHITAGFARLNREQRTLRYINAGHPSPVLVRAGGGIEIPQPSGDILGVFDAVWFEALELSVQPGDRLFMYTDGLIEGFGDKKMTREDGQARLCAICEAYRNLPLAQAVNAIHEALAVPGAPREDDTILLALEV from the coding sequence GTGAAAGACACGACCCCCTGCATCCTCATCGTCGATGACGAACCGCTCAATATACGGCTCCTTGATATCGTCCTCAAAAAGAACGGATATCGCACCCTGTCCTGCACCAGCGGCCCCGAGGCCAGGGCACTCGCGGCCGAGCACTCCCCCGACCTCATCCTGCTCGACGTGCTGATGCCCGATGAAGACGGCTACGCCACCTGCGCGCTCCTGAAGCAGCAATCGCAGACTTCCGACATCCCGATCATTTTCATCTCCGCCCTGACGGACACGTCGAGCAAAGTCCGGGGCCTGGAAGTGGGCGGGGTCGATTTCATCTCCAAGCCCTTCGAAAAGGCGGAAGTCCTGGCCAGAGTCAAGGTGCACCTGAAGCTGCGCTTCACCTACCGCGCCCTCATCGAAGCCCAGGCCCAACGCCTGGCCCAGGTCCAGGACGCACAGCAGGCCCTGCTGGTCCTGCCCGCGGAATTGCCCGAGGCGGGGTTCGCAGTGCGTTATGAACCGGTCCTTGAGGCGGGCGGAGATTTTTATGACGTGCTGCATGTCGGCGGGACGACCTTCGACTACGTCGTGGCCGACGTCAGCGGACACGACCTCGGCACATCCTACATCACCTCGGCCCTGAAGGCCCTGCTCAGCCAGAACTGCAATCTGGTCACCTCCCCGGCGGAGAGTCTGACCATGATCAACAGCGTCCTCTGCCGCATCCTGACCGGCGGCACCCACATCACGGCCGGTTTCGCCCGCCTGAACCGCGAGCAGCGGACCCTGCGCTACATCAACGCCGGACACCCCTCGCCCGTTCTGGTTCGGGCCGGGGGAGGAATTGAAATCCCGCAACCCTCCGGGGACATCCTGGGCGTCTTCGATGCCGTCTGGTTCGAAGCCCTGGAACTCTCGGTGCAGCCCGGCGACCGGCTGTTCATGTATACGGATGGGCTCATCGAAGGTTTCGGAGACAAGAAGATGACGCGGGAGGACGGACAGGCCCGACTCTGCGCGATCTGCGAAGCGTACCGGAACCTGCCCCTGGCGCAGGCCGTGAACGCAATCCACGAAGCCCTCGCCGTGCCGGGGGCGCCACGGGAAGATGACACCATCCTCCTTGCTCTGGAGGTCTGA
- the rpmI gene encoding 50S ribosomal protein L35 produces the protein MSKVKTNRSAAKRFRVTGTGKVKRSHANMRHILTKKSAKRKRQLRQSTMTAQSCVGAIRRMVPYIF, from the coding sequence ATGTCAAAGGTGAAAACCAACAGAAGTGCGGCCAAACGTTTTCGGGTCACGGGCACTGGCAAGGTCAAAAGAAGCCACGCCAACATGCGCCACATCCTGACCAAGAAATCCGCGAAGCGCAAAAGACAGCTGCGTCAGTCCACCATGACTGCCCAGTCCTGTGTCGGCGCGATTCGTCGTATGGTACCGTACATTTTCTAG
- the hemL gene encoding glutamate-1-semialdehyde 2,1-aminomutase, producing MTISQELFQKAGTLIPGGVNSPVRACKSVHCDPLFVASASGSKLTTEDGAEFIDYVMSWGPMLLGHNHPEVAAAIAHTAAKGTSFGAPCRLEVELAQAVVDAVPGIEMVRMVSSGTEATMSALRLARGYTGKNGVIKFHGGYHGHADAFLASAGSGVATQSIPGTPGVPADVVKHTLLAHYNDLEAVRALFEQQGDDIAAVIVEPVAGNMGLVLPKPGFLQGLRELTSKYGALLIFDEVITGFRVSFGGAQAAFGIDPDLTCLGKIIGGGLPVGAYGGKRKIMSHIAPSGNVYQAGTLSGNPLAMAAGLATLKALAQKDYAALAARTDAFSRELENILHGKGVPVTRNHIASIFTLFFTETPVVDFPSAQTGDSKAFVSFYQQMREQGIYLAPSGFECAFTSFAHSEQDFERTLDAARKVRF from the coding sequence ATGACCATATCACAGGAACTTTTCCAAAAGGCCGGAACCCTCATCCCGGGCGGCGTCAACAGCCCCGTGCGGGCCTGCAAGAGCGTGCACTGCGATCCGCTCTTCGTCGCATCGGCGAGCGGCAGCAAGCTCACCACCGAGGATGGAGCCGAATTCATCGACTACGTCATGTCCTGGGGGCCCATGCTTCTCGGCCACAACCACCCCGAAGTGGCGGCGGCCATCGCCCACACGGCGGCCAAGGGCACGAGCTTCGGCGCGCCTTGCAGGCTCGAGGTCGAACTGGCCCAGGCCGTGGTGGACGCGGTTCCCGGCATCGAGATGGTGCGCATGGTCAGCTCCGGGACCGAGGCGACCATGAGCGCCCTGCGCCTGGCCAGGGGATACACCGGCAAAAATGGTGTGATAAAATTTCACGGCGGCTATCACGGCCATGCCGACGCATTTCTGGCCAGCGCCGGTTCGGGCGTGGCCACCCAGTCCATCCCCGGCACCCCCGGCGTGCCCGCCGACGTGGTCAAACATACGCTGCTGGCCCATTACAACGACCTGGAAGCCGTGCGCGCCCTGTTCGAACAGCAGGGAGACGATATCGCGGCGGTCATCGTCGAGCCGGTGGCCGGCAACATGGGGCTGGTTCTGCCCAAGCCCGGATTCCTGCAAGGCTTGCGCGAGTTGACCAGCAAATACGGGGCGTTACTTATTTTCGACGAAGTCATCACCGGCTTTCGGGTCAGCTTCGGCGGAGCGCAGGCGGCCTTCGGCATCGACCCGGACCTGACGTGCCTGGGCAAGATCATCGGCGGCGGCCTGCCGGTGGGCGCCTACGGCGGTAAACGTAAAATCATGAGCCACATCGCACCCAGCGGCAATGTCTACCAGGCCGGCACGCTCTCGGGAAATCCGCTGGCCATGGCTGCGGGCCTTGCGACCTTGAAGGCACTGGCCCAAAAGGATTACGCGGCCCTTGCAGCCCGCACCGATGCGTTCTCCCGCGAACTTGAGAACATTTTGCACGGCAAGGGCGTGCCCGTGACGCGCAACCACATCGCGTCCATTTTCACCCTCTTCTTCACCGAGACCCCGGTCGTCGACTTCCCCTCGGCGCAGACGGGCGACAGCAAGGCTTTCGTATCTTTTTACCAGCAGATGCGGGAGCAGGGCATTTATCTTGCACCTTCAGGATTCGAGTGCGCCTTCACATCGTTCGCCCACTCCGAGCAGGATTTTGAACGGACTCTGGATGCGGCCCGGAAGGTGCGTTTCTAG
- a CDS encoding secondary thiamine-phosphate synthase enzyme YjbQ: protein MHSIQIKTGSREAMIDITARLEELLRNQGTTTGLMTIYTPHTTTGLTINEGADPDVCRDILTHLRTMIPHQADFRHAEGNSDAHIKATLFGSSVQVIVHEGRLMLGTWQRIFLGEFDGPRSRTVWVKILG, encoded by the coding sequence ATGCACTCCATTCAAATCAAGACCGGCTCCAGAGAGGCCATGATCGACATCACCGCCCGCCTGGAAGAACTGCTGCGAAACCAGGGAACAACCACGGGACTGATGACGATCTACACCCCGCACACGACCACGGGACTGACCATCAACGAAGGGGCCGATCCCGACGTCTGCCGGGACATTCTGACCCATCTGCGGACCATGATCCCGCACCAGGCGGATTTTCGCCACGCCGAGGGCAATTCGGATGCGCACATCAAAGCCACTCTCTTCGGCTCATCCGTGCAGGTCATCGTGCACGAGGGACGGCTGATGCTGGGCACATGGCAGCGCATCTTTCTAGGAGAATTCGACGGTCCACGGTCACGCACGGTCTGGGTCAAGATCCTGGGCTGA
- a CDS encoding ubiquinone/menaquinone biosynthesis methyltransferase encodes MNPNEHGKRVSSLFDNIATWYDFLNHFLSLGQDIYWRYRLVRTLRTGSTGAVLDLAAGTLDVSREILRRHPAQKVLSLDFSRAMLCSGKKKVVNQPSIFPVQADGRALPLPDACVDTVTIAFGIRNILPRTEAYGEILRVLAPGGRLCILEFGTGQARIWQGAYNFYLGKVLPRIGRFFSKNPEAYQYLADTILAFPHASDLAKELRDAGFDKIGYQALSSGIVYIHVAQKPS; translated from the coding sequence TTGAACCCGAATGAACACGGAAAGCGAGTCTCCAGCCTTTTCGACAACATTGCGACCTGGTACGATTTTCTCAATCATTTCCTAAGTTTGGGACAAGACATCTACTGGCGGTATCGTTTGGTGCGCACGTTGCGAACCGGCTCCACGGGCGCGGTGCTCGATCTTGCGGCCGGCACCCTGGACGTGAGCCGGGAAATTCTGCGCCGCCATCCCGCGCAAAAAGTGCTGAGCCTGGACTTTTCCCGCGCCATGCTCTGCAGCGGCAAGAAAAAGGTTGTGAACCAACCGTCCATTTTTCCGGTCCAGGCCGACGGCCGCGCCCTGCCTTTGCCCGACGCATGCGTCGACACGGTGACCATAGCCTTCGGCATCCGCAACATTCTGCCCAGAACCGAAGCCTACGGCGAGATCCTGCGTGTCCTCGCCCCTGGAGGGCGGCTGTGCATCCTTGAATTCGGTACTGGCCAGGCCAGAATCTGGCAGGGCGCATACAATTTTTATCTTGGCAAGGTCCTGCCCCGCATCGGGCGCTTTTTCTCCAAAAATCCGGAAGCCTATCAGTATCTGGCGGACACCATCCTGGCCTTTCCCCATGCCTCAGACCTGGCCAAAGAGCTCCGCGACGCCGGTTTCGACAAGATTGGTTATCAGGCCTTGAGCTCCGGAATCGTTTATATCCACGTGGCCCAAAAGCCATCCTGA
- a CDS encoding cytochrome c3 family protein, translating to MKKKLLISLICAAFLCMGAVMSVSAADAPADDYVISAPEGMKAKPKGDKPGALQKTVPFPHSKHATVECVQCHHTLEADGGAVKKCTTSGCHDSLEFRDKANAKDIKLVENAFHTQCIDCHKALKKEQKPTGPTACGKCHTK from the coding sequence ATGAAAAAGAAATTGTTGATCAGCCTGATCTGCGCGGCTTTCCTGTGCATGGGCGCCGTTATGAGTGTCAGCGCTGCCGACGCTCCTGCCGATGACTATGTCATCAGCGCCCCTGAGGGCATGAAGGCCAAACCCAAGGGCGACAAGCCCGGAGCGCTGCAGAAAACAGTGCCCTTCCCCCATTCCAAGCATGCAACCGTTGAGTGCGTCCAGTGCCACCACACCCTGGAAGCCGACGGCGGCGCCGTAAAGAAGTGTACGACTTCCGGCTGCCACGACTCCCTTGAGTTCCGTGACAAGGCAAACGCCAAAGACATCAAGCTGGTGGAAAATGCTTTCCACACCCAGTGCATCGATTGTCACAAGGCTTTGAAAAAAGAACAGAAGCCCACTGGCCCCACCGCCTGTGGCAAGTGTCACACCAAATAG
- the pheS gene encoding phenylalanine--tRNA ligase subunit alpha, which produces MANDIIRKLESLVPELNEALGQASSLEELEELRVRFLGRKGLLADLMSGLTALGPEERPAAGKAANQVKVAMTSLWEEQVAALKSRAREQALGAFDASVPSWKPDLGSLHPVTLVTREICAVFTSLGFEVVSGPEVENDFNNFEALNLPPEHPARDMQDTLYISDSILLRTHTSPLQVRTMLARKPPLGVIAPGKVYRRDSDITHTPMFHQVEGLLVDTHVTMADLRGILTAFVQNVFGHDTKVRFRPSFFPFTEPSAEVDISCVICGGKGKVNGEPCRVCKETGWVEILGCGMVDPAVFRKVGYDPEIYTGFAFGLGVERIAMLKYGIGDLRMFFENDLRFLRQFA; this is translated from the coding sequence GTGGCTAACGATATTATTCGCAAGCTTGAAAGCCTGGTCCCGGAGCTTAATGAAGCCCTGGGCCAGGCTTCTTCATTGGAAGAGTTGGAGGAACTGCGCGTTCGTTTTCTCGGGCGCAAGGGCCTCCTGGCCGATCTGATGTCCGGTTTGACCGCACTGGGCCCTGAAGAGCGTCCGGCTGCGGGCAAGGCCGCCAATCAGGTCAAGGTCGCCATGACGTCCCTGTGGGAAGAGCAGGTAGCCGCCTTGAAGTCCCGCGCACGGGAGCAGGCTCTGGGCGCGTTTGACGCCTCGGTGCCGTCCTGGAAGCCGGATCTGGGCTCGCTGCATCCCGTGACCCTGGTCACCCGCGAAATCTGCGCGGTGTTCACGAGCCTCGGTTTCGAGGTCGTGTCCGGACCGGAAGTGGAGAACGACTTCAACAATTTTGAAGCGCTCAACCTTCCCCCCGAACATCCCGCCCGCGACATGCAGGACACCCTGTACATTTCGGATTCGATCCTGCTGCGCACCCACACTTCGCCCTTGCAAGTGCGGACCATGCTGGCCCGCAAGCCGCCGCTGGGCGTCATCGCGCCGGGCAAGGTCTATCGCCGGGATTCGGACATCACCCACACCCCCATGTTTCATCAGGTCGAGGGACTTCTCGTGGACACGCATGTGACCATGGCCGATCTGCGGGGCATCTTGACCGCCTTTGTGCAGAACGTGTTCGGTCACGACACCAAGGTCCGTTTTCGCCCGAGTTTTTTTCCCTTTACCGAGCCCAGCGCCGAGGTGGACATCAGCTGCGTGATCTGCGGCGGCAAGGGCAAGGTGAACGGCGAGCCGTGCCGCGTGTGCAAGGAGACGGGCTGGGTGGAGATCCTCGGGTGCGGGATGGTCGATCCGGCCGTGTTCCGCAAAGTCGGCTACGACCCGGAAATCTATACGGGCTTTGCCTTCGGTCTGGGCGTCGAGCGCATCGCCATGCTCAAATACGGCATCGG
- a CDS encoding NAD(P)H-dependent glycerol-3-phosphate dehydrogenase, producing the protein MKISILGAGSWGTALANVLACKGEDAWLWARRAEIAADVNERSANSRYLPGQVLSPRLRADTDLSLVLAGASCVVLAVPCQNLALFLREHRDHFSAGTGIVCASKGVELGTFRTMGQVVDDELAGLAPRYAVLSGPSFASEVVANMPTAVSLGCADPELADFVQGLFSTQSFRVYVNSDVVGVELGGAVKNIMAIASGISDGLGFGENARAALITRGLSEMSRLGAAMGARPSTFMGLSGMGDLVLTCTGDLSRNRRVGLAIGRGQTLEQVLAGMHNVAEGVKTTQAVHELGIKQGLDLPITGQVHGVLFENKNPAEAVRELMTRPLREE; encoded by the coding sequence GTGAAGATTTCAATACTTGGAGCTGGAAGTTGGGGTACGGCCCTGGCAAATGTGCTGGCTTGCAAGGGCGAGGATGCCTGGCTTTGGGCCCGGCGGGCCGAGATCGCCGCAGACGTGAATGAACGTTCCGCCAATAGCCGTTATCTGCCTGGCCAGGTCTTGAGTCCGAGGCTGCGGGCGGACACGGATCTATCCCTGGTGCTCGCCGGCGCGTCCTGTGTCGTGCTGGCCGTGCCATGCCAGAATCTGGCTCTTTTTCTGCGTGAACACCGCGATCATTTTTCGGCCGGGACCGGCATCGTCTGCGCCAGCAAGGGCGTGGAGCTGGGCACGTTCCGCACCATGGGGCAGGTGGTCGACGATGAACTGGCCGGTCTTGCGCCCCGCTACGCCGTGCTCTCGGGACCGTCTTTTGCCTCGGAGGTGGTCGCGAACATGCCCACGGCCGTGTCTTTGGGCTGCGCCGATCCGGAACTGGCGGATTTCGTGCAGGGGCTTTTTTCCACCCAGAGCTTTCGCGTCTACGTCAACAGCGATGTCGTCGGCGTGGAGCTCGGCGGGGCGGTCAAGAACATCATGGCCATCGCCTCGGGCATTTCCGACGGCCTGGGCTTTGGAGAAAATGCGCGCGCGGCGCTGATCACCCGTGGCCTGTCCGAAATGTCGCGCCTCGGCGCGGCCATGGGCGCACGCCCGTCCACGTTCATGGGTCTGTCCGGCATGGGCGACCTGGTTCTGACCTGTACCGGGGATTTGAGCCGCAACCGGAGGGTGGGGCTGGCCATCGGCCGGGGGCAGACCCTGGAGCAGGTTTTGGCGGGGATGCACAATGTGGCCGAAGGAGTGAAGACGACCCAGGCCGTGCACGAGCTGGGGATCAAGCAGGGCCTCGACCTGCCCATTACCGGGCAGGTGCATGGAGTCCTTTTCGAGAACAAAAATCCCGCCGAGGCCGTGCGGGAGCTCATGACCCGGCCCCTGCGCGAGGAATGA